The region TTCCCATTACATTATTCATGGTCCCCccaattatttaataacatttcaacattttttttcatgtcattgacacataatattggtatttttttaccctaaacctaaaacttaaaatcccaaaccctaaaccccaatcCCGAACTTTAGACCCCAAACTCGTAACATGTAAGCTCAAACTCTTAAACCCTAATCTTGAAGcccaaaccttaaaccttaattaTTAAATCCTAAACTCTAAATCTTGAGGTTTAGAATTcaaagtttaaggtttagggttcaaGTTTAAGGTTCGGGGTTCAAggtaaaataattaccaaaattatgtgttaacatcgaaaaaattgtagaaaaattactatttttgtaaaaaaaattggttgcacaaaaataaaaaataaaatgattaaaatttgtaaaagaagaaaagatgtttgtttataatttaaaattttaattattttaagtaattaattaaagttaaattaagttagaGAAGATATTAGATATAGACGAGTGTATAATGAAAAtttgttatctttaaaatttaatgacgtgACATGATTCTATTGGTTCTTAAAAACTATACTTTTTAGGATgatcctaatataatttattctcttattttctttaataaaaaaaaagtaaaaattaaatcaaaatatatacattttttaaaataatatagcCATGGTTGGATACTGTATGACAAAGCCTTGTATATACTTACTTGGATCCATTTCGTCTTGGCTGTAAAGCCGAAAAACAACAGATGATCCAGAGGCACAGAGAGAGAACCAAGGACTGCGATCGATCTCAATTTCTCCTCGGATAATGTATTTTTGAGGGTCATGGCGATGGCCATGTGCTTGTAATAATCCACAACAACCCATGATTTCTACCACAATTTGTTGCCTCCTTTTTCAGTTCCCAGGGCTTTTCCTTTTAATCCTTAAAAAAAGATCACCACCTGTTTGATAAATAGCATACAAGATATTTTAGCAAAGCTATGGAACTTAATCCGAGGTGACGAAGGAGAGCGCAAATATATAATGCTTGCAGTAGAAGTTCATTTTTTATGGTGACGTACGTGACCGAGTCGAAAGAGCTAACCAGCCCAATTAGCGTGAGGAATGTTCTTGGCTTTAGTTGGGAGGTTAAGCTTTGAATCTAGTACATTGCCTAGCCATTGAGTTTCCTTGTTGGCCacttttttacttcaaatttagATTCCCCCACCCTCGTGTTTTCTGCTTGCTTTCCTCACTGTTTAAAATCCTTGTTTCGTTTTACTGTCTCCTTCTGTGCAGCATGCATAGATGCTTCCATTGTCAATTTCTTCATATCCATCAGCCCACAAATTTTCATTATGCAACCATTGTATATTAATGCCCTTACCAACCATTGACACTTAtttcataaagaaaaaaaaacattgatcgACTGGTTGtgattgtaaaataataaaataacagatATTAATTATTTGGTCTAACTGATGCTATTATAAAAATAGAGgatcaaattatattaaattaaaatataaagattaaatatcaAATGTGATCATAGTAGAAATCAAATTTGctattttactaattaaaaaaaaggaaaaaataagtcGCGTTATTGGTTAGTCTAAATAATTAGTACccttgaaaattttggtaatattttttttagatcactccaaaaattttaagagagtaattattaactatttaaattaactaattatattgtaaaatatagagatcaaattttattgaaaattaaaatataaggattaaatattaaatttaagcataatagaaatataaaaatgatatttgaGCATTTTCTTATATGTGGGGCCTTCCATTGGTAGATAAGTACATAGATTCTCTTGATAAGCTTTCAAACACATACGAACTGTTTCAACATGTCTTTTTGTTCGGTATCTTCCATGCTCTTATTAGATTCATTAAGCTTGAACAGTGCACATGCTAAGTTACAGTACCCGTGCGAATTGTCCGTGACCTATTGAGACATATCTTATTCAGACACCTACTCAGAATTCAAGTAATATAGATTGGGATAGTCATTTGCCAAGATTCTCTCGgtcaactcaaaatttttcagataatagttttttttaactcCTTCTGCGGGTAGGAAGAGGTGAGATAGTGAGAGGACCCCATGTTCATCAGTATGCATAATTTTGTTGAAACAACATCATCAGGATGTTGATTTTCTGGCTTTGCATAGAATGAATGATATTAGGTCCTTGAGTGAATTTGATATTTTGCCTCGCTCTGAACCCTTCATAATCAAAGACACAAGAGTAAAGCCAAGGAAGATATGATATTACATGCAGGACAGCTTCATTGTCACATATGGGAATCTTATTGCTTTCAATATTTGCATCTCTAATTGAACTGCtcaattgaaaaattacaaaaataccttTTCTATATACAAAGCCACAACATTTATATGAAGTTATTTTTGTCTTTTCATTTGGTTATAATataaactttttataaatatattttgttacATTGATTTTTTTCACCTGTGACATAATTTACACCTATATCTATTAATCTATCTATCATGGAAATAAACATGTAAAActtgcatggatggaattttataTGAAATGTACCTTGGCTCTATTTTGTTTAACTCTGATTCTCAAATTGTATTTATTTGACATAATATAACCTAAAATTGAGAATGTTTCTTTAAGAAACATAGAacttaaattatatgggtaattacaaaaatgaaaagTATGCTTTCCAAAAGTGGAATGATCTTCAGCAATGGATAATGATGAGCGTATGTGACCACTGGCAGAGATACTCACAGACAGCTTATCATTCTCATGGTTTTGATGGAGTTGGTGAAGATGGTGGCTTCAGATCCGGGTACTACATAGAAAAGAGGGTGAGTTTCAGTAAAATTAATTCATGTATTAATGTAAAAGATTTAACATGTAAATTAGTCTTCGAATTGGACCTCAAATGAATATATTCATTTCTTTCCTATGTATTCAAGGGATTGTTAAAATGTCATATCGCACTAGGGTAAGGAGAAGAGAGAATAGGTGAGTGTCCAACATgaatatgttcatatttttaaaagTTCTTCCCGTACTCGTATTCGAATatgcaaagaaaaataaagattcgGAGCAACATAATGTAAAAGAGAGAAGTCATACATTAGGGTAAGGAGAAGAGGAGTGGGAACCAACTTTTGCATGTGGCATAGATTCAGTAAGTTCATGATCTATGGTTTGACTTTCTAATATGGGAGCATTTGTAGAAGAGGAACCCTCTTTCTTATCCTCAACTTGATCAACTGCTCCGTTTACTCCGAACCCTCTAGAAAATTtgaccttcttcttcttcttactcGTAATATGCACAGAAGGTGGCAAAAGGGTCTCCTGTATTGCCTGCATGAAACCAAAAAACCATAACACATGCAATCCATTTTCTATCATGTTAACCGAACTCAAGGGTGAGTGTCCAAATAGGGTTACACGTAAAcgatgatattttagtaaaaaataagaGTTCAGGTAACATATAtgcgtatacatatatatacatactaatAGCAGATAGCCTAATACCACTTTTACACAGACATGATCAAACTTAGATGTTTTACCATTTAAACTATAAATGAGATATAAACTAAAGGAACCTATGTTGCTGGCTTCATTTTTTCTAAGTATTTGTGACCATCACATATCTTAATATACTCTCGTGTTGAACACATACTCATACTTGATACTTGTACTCGACTCTAATGAACAATTGGTCAATTTTAGACATGAGAATGAAGGCAAACAAAGAAAGCAATATAAGGAATGAGATTTTAAGTCCAAAGTATTTCAGTCTATAAACAAAAAACCTCATATTCAGGTGATGTTTTGTTTCAAGTTCTCTATTAGCCAAAGGTCAATACTAATCTAATTAGATCAATTGCTAAATCTACCAAAAAAGATACAAGAATAATACAAACATGTACTCAAAAACATGATTTAGAAAGAAGGAACATTGCTTAAAAGAAACCAAACTAGAAACATAAAAATGAAACTGAATTACTATCCTCAGAAGTACAGAATGTATTCAAAACAGAGCTTTACTAAAAAGAATCCATGAACTCTTTGATTCGGCCATTTACTAAGAAAAAAACAGACTTATACAACCATCCTTAAATCCCTGATTGCCCATGACTCCATCCATGAACTCTTTGATTCAGCCATTTACTAAGAAAAAAACAGACTTACCAACCATCCTTTCTTGCCCATGACTCCATCCCTGATTGCATAAGCCTCCTTAAACCCCTTCTTATACAATAACTCAGCTGCTTTCAAGGAATTCCCATCAAAACTGCCTTACACAATAAGAGGAAACAACTATGCAGTTATGAAATGATTCTACAACAAACAAAGCAATTAAAGTAAATCCCAAAGGCTTACTTGTCAAGAACACAAATAACAGTATTTGCAGGGTTTGGAAACTTCTCCAGGACTTCCTTCACGAACCCATCTTCATTTTCAGCAGTAAACTGAAGTTGAACCGTGTCCTTGTTGAGGAAACTCAAATTTGGGGAGGCCAAAGAAGCCAGAGTCTTGTTCTCTCTAATATCCAAAAGCTGCGCACTTGGGTCATCACGGAGTTTCCTAAATGCATCAATGGCGGGTATGAACTTACATTTACTCAAGTACTGTTTAGTTAAAGGCACAACAACAAGCCAAATGAAAGTGCATCCAGCAACAAAAAATGGATTcttgttaaaaaattcatcaacCGAGACCAACACTGCTTCAAGGTTTACTTTGCCAGGCTCGGGAGAGGATATAACTGTGTCAGCGACGGCAAGACAAGGGAAAGAAGTAAAGAGGTTAAATAAGGTAAAAGAAACATGGGTTTTGGCTACAGTTTGTAAAATAGGGGAGTTTTGAAGGATCGAGAGAGGGTTGTGAGAGGGTAGTTTAATGGTGGGAGATTTGGGTTGTCGAGAAATAGAGTTTGAAGAAACTGATTTGAGGGTTTTGGGATGACTTTGGAAGGATGGAGAAGATGAAAGGATGATGGAAAAGGACTCCATTAATGACTGTCGAGGAAAAAACACGAGAGTGGAAAAGATGATAAGAATGGAAATGATTGGGCTGACAGGGAATCTAGCTGGCATGGTTTCGGTTTCACCAAATTCTATTGAAGGCTTAATACAGATCTGCTGTGTTTGAGCCTTAATTTCTTTCAAAGGCCCAAATGGAacttgataattttggtaacatTATTATAATAAGGCATTTTTTAACAAttaatcaaaaaaaatatttataaaaatgacccaACCTGAAAAATTATGACGGAAATAATCTAAAAGCTACAGTGTCAAGCGGTGCCAGCACCCAACTCAATCAACCTGCAATCATTACCTGCTGATTGGATCggggtttaaaaataaattttgttggTGCCGACTTTGCAATGGTCGATActcatatgtatatttttgtaTACCTTTTGAAAGATACGAGTATTTTTcggttaaaaaatattttttattaagtgCCAACGTCCACGTGGCTGGCACTATCTatggaaattgaaaaaaaaattggtaattTTTTGTGTCGGCATTATGGTGGCCGGCACCCGTGCCAGAAAATAAATTTGGTCCTGTGTTTCTTGTGGCCAGGACccgggtaaaaaaaattaattttttttgttgtcgGCCTTCCCCATGTCGGCACCTGAggatttgtcaaaaaaaaaaattggtgccAGGCTTCCTTATTCCGACActagtgtttaaaaaaaattttggccctGACTTTTTCTTTACCGACACCAATAGGCTTTATATACCTGTCGTGGTTGCACATTGGTTTTAGTTTTGATAAAACgggaaaggagaaaaaaaattattgagattACCCtgatgaagagaaaaaaaaaagaaccttgACTTGGGTTCCGTTTGCCAGTTGCAAATGTATCTTGGATACTCATCGACGACAATACGTTATACCAATGAGTTGTGATGAAAAATATAGAACCAAGGTATCGCCAGTAATCCAACTACCTGAAGATGTTCATTGTAGAAAGAACATTGACTTAATAGATCGAAGTGCTACGAAGACCCCCTTGAAAATGCCGGAGGTGTGGCAAACCAATGTGAAGCATGTTGAGTTATCGGTGAGGCTACCACCTATGAGAGAGGCTTGAAAATGCTAGAGGTGTGGCAAACCAATGTGAAGCATGTTGAGTTATCGATAGGGCTACCACCTATGAGAGAGGTGAGTTGTAAATCGAACCTTGTGAGAAAAGCAGTGATGCAAACTAGgcaattaaattgattaaatgctaCAAGTAAAGTACATCTCAAACATTTTCCTAGTGTTTTACATTATGACTCATTGGCTTAACAAAGACGCATAGGCCCTTTTAGAATTCTGAAGTGGGTAAGTTGAAGGGTTTACAAACCAGAATTAGCAGCAATGCTCAAGGTTTGTTTCGAGGGGCAAAACTACCAACAAAGAGAATGATTGGGAATCAATTGAGGTGTCGTGGCAATTTCGAGACGAGTTGGATCAGTGTCATTCCAAGGATGCAACAAGGACATCCTTAGAATGTTCGACTCATTTAACCAACTTGGATTGCCCCGATTcgtgaaacaaatgaaaaagcTCATCTACTTGAAACCTTGATGGCCTTATGGAGCACTCCAATAAAACTAGAGTTACTATAGTAAATATTGTAAATCCAAAGAAATAAGATTGTATGGAGTTAAAATTTCTTAAGAATCTCATCTTGTAGATAGACAAGTCTTAACCGTCAATGTAATTTAAATTGTATCATTAGATCTGAAGAGCTCAATTTAGTTCAATTTGAGTTCATTTGTCTTTTGATTTTGCTTTTGCTTCATTCtagtgccttagagaatttcccttgaagaattttaattttcgagAGATAAGCTGACTTAGGCGGATTTAAAGCAAAAGAATCGCCTAAGGCCGTACGGATTAccagactaaagttctagccccgtAATATATGTATGCACACACACACACCCTTGAGACCTAACTGCCATGTAATCACCCTTCTCAACCCTACCCCAACCCCATAACAGATCACATAATGAATAGTCAAAAGAGgatcaaaattcaaaatagtcAGTGTTCATACCAATTCAAGACTAAGAGAAAACATTTGTTTTGATAATACAACAGTCTTTCTCCTACTCTGTTGAATCATAGTCCCCAAAACTAGAAATTGTGAATACTTGAAGTATGCAATTTATTAACTATGCACAAACCCTATGAGAAGTCAAAAGAACACCATTCCACAACCTTTTCAGCCACAAGATCGTCTGGTATCATCTCGAAAATACTAATTTAGCAGATCCAGAATATTGCTTCCCTTATGACACAGGTTTGACTGAAAAGTAGAAAACAAATATTCAATGGAAGCCAGTTTCTCTGCTTCAAATAGAATTACCTTGGAAGTTATACTTTTAGACATTTTTAAAAACGTTTACTAAAAACCTAATGCGGCAAACAGTCTAGTTCTAATGCACCATTTACACGAAAATATTGAGTGATCACAGTTATTTCTTCATTGTACCTTGATTTGCCTGAGTGAGAGAGAAGAATGAAGTATATAATGTTAATACCAAAATATCACAAGTATAAAAGATGATCCACTAAAAGATGATCCACATAATGCAACAAAAATAGAGCAAATCCGGAATAATATGCAATACCTTCTTTTTTGTGTTTGTGGACATCATTAAGATCTTCATCTCCATCATGCCCCTTTTCtgaaattaacttaattttaaaaagatggattATTTCTTGACATTCATGATGACAAATCAGTTGGCAAACTTGTGCAGGGAAACATTAGATACCAGTTTTATTCCTGGCaacagaaaattttatttttaaaggtcGAAAGCAAATGCTTCATGCATAACTTCAAAGAAACAATGTCATTCTTGAACAAATAACTGATAAATTAGCTGACTGATTTTGTATCCTTGCACAGCATCATAGACTTTTATATCCATGAGCTTAACAATCCTTCCACAATACTTGAGGCCAAATGACCTGATCAAGCAATAGCTTCAAAAGAGGTAACAAACTTCCAACCCTTTTTTTCATGGTGCTTTTTTGAGTGAATCATGACGCCTACTTCTATCCTTCTTTGTTTTCTTATCTTTATCTTTATGACGGTGCTTGAGCTTCTTATTCTCTTTATTCTTATCCTTATCTCTATCTTTGCGCTTTTTAtgcttcttctctttttctttgtctTTGGCTTCAACCTTTGATTTCCCAAAAATTGTAGGAACCCCTTTTTCATTCTACCAAAAGAACAAACTGGTTAAGAACTTCAAATGAAGTCATGACTAACAAAGCAAATTTTTGTCAATACGAGAACATGTATGAGCATGAATTTTTTACCGACTCAATAATCAATCGGAAACTTAAATAAAGCTAATCACAAAGAAGAAAATTTCTTACCTCAGGCAATTCAACAGGAGTGGTTTCTCTCAGGTCGAAAGCATCTGTAAGAATATCCAGGTCAAATGGCTGCAAGCGGACATTAGTTTCTCTGTTATACGATGTATTCTGAATAAGTTGGCCCAATAGCATTCCTTCTCCTTTTCTAATTTCAGTACCTCCCACCACAGTATGAAGATAGTGAGTGTCTAAGATGGACATCGGAAGATGTTTCTTGCAGAAGAAGTCATGGTGAACCAGCAAGTTATACCGACTTACAAGATCAACAACACCACTAAGCTCCCTTGGCCCTAAACTATCTTGtcagttaataataataataataataataatatccaaTACCAATTAACTTTACATGAAATTATAGTCAACTAACCCTCAAATCATCaatccaaaattttcatgttaTACTGAACCAGAATAGTGTCAAGGAATCTAAACTTTTCTGTGAGTAATACTATAAGCAACATACATCATGTGTGATTTTCGCATCATTTGAGTAACTTAGTTAGCAAGTAATAGATAGTGGATGGCCACGTGCTTACATTAGGTAATTATTTAATAACTGACAAGCAAGTCATATAAATGcaacaattttattaattaaatacttTGATATTCTCTTGAGGATAGTTTTCGAGTTATAAAAATTTTTACAAGAAACATGTGCTACATGTATACAATATATGACTGATGAAAAAATATAACCAAGCAAAATAACCATCATGCATGAATTTCAGATATTTTACACAGATGCAATATAAAATAGGGAATGATGGTGACGTATCATAATGATCCTGACTGATATCAAAGAAATATCATTAACCATTATTGTcttatggaaaaaaaaaaacatatagtcCACAAACTCTGACAGTGAAGACTGAAGAGTACAATAATAGGTAAGAACCTAATAGCAAACCCAGCATCAACCAAAAAATGCAATGTGAATAACAGAGTAAAACTATAAACCACATGCTAAAGATATGGTACCTCTTCCAAATTTCTGGCCTTCCGAATCCATGAGTTAATGATTCATGAAACATTTAACATCATAGCTGTAATTTTGTAGCCAAAGTCAGGGGAAGCATCCATGAATATCAAGTAAAAGATAACCATAGAGGTAAACAAGATTTAAGGAGATCTTGATTAACGTAAAAGCCTATACTATAGCACAACAATGCTATTCTACCATTTTAGAATTCAAATGCATACATGTCTGGTAAgtacatttattttttaatttgttcccCTTCTCTCACATGTGTGCAAAAGTAGCATCTTGCAACTTTTAGGTTCTATAGCTAATTTTCACCTCAAATAGATTTCTCTAACGTAGCAATTAATTCCTCTATCATCATCTTCCTTAATTTCATTTGTACTCGGAACAAATGTATCATTAGTACCAAAAGCTGAAAACTTTTGCCACAGCATATATGCCATTCCCAACCATCATTATCTTCAACTGATGCAGATCTGATGGGGAAGGAAATCCATGGAAGAGGGCACAGAGGCAGCCAAATCTTCGTTCTCAAATGTGTAAATTTGTATAAAGATTGCAAGATAAAGATGGGTCAGTGTAAGGGTGTTGTGCATGTCTAAGGGTAGCTGTGTAGGATAGACCTGCTAAGTAAAAGGAATCTCCAAACTGACCGCTTTAAGGTGGAGTTGGCCAAGAATGTCTTCAGAAGGCCGATTTTGGACACAGGTTGGGCAAAACTAGGAAACCTTTTACTTACCAAACAACTACTGTCGTTTGAATGAACAAGAATGAGATCCAGCCCCTCTGAAGCTCTTCTCATACttcaataatttaatgattgACACAATTCACagttgtgaattaaatatgtcaaCTGTGAAGTAAAACTGATAAAGGCCAGGTCGTTTACATGATAACCATTTCAGTTCAAAACAAAAGGCCAAATGGTTGTGGAACTATAACTAATTCTATGAATAAATTTAGCCCTGGAATCTTCTTCgtttcataaatttccaagaAAAATAAAGCTAAACTATAACTAATTCTATGAACAAAGAAGAAATAAGAGGAGAATgagaaacataaaaaaaaaatcaactgagAAACACGAGAAACGTAGAAAGAAATCAAGACTACCACGGACTTGGAGCAAAGTTGCTGAGATGCTTTTACAGATCACGAGAAAGCAAAGCACGTTCCTCTTCTTCTGTTCAGCAGTCTTCACACCCCAGTaccaataaaaagggaaaagagtgCAACAACAATTCGAACAAAAATCAAAACGGAGTAAATTTCAAGCAGGAGAAAAGGATTGAGAATTGAGGAATGAAATGAAGGGAGCCCAAAAGGTTGGAATGGAAGGGTTAGAAACAGTTGATCAAAGAACGCTGGAGGCAACGAAAGCTGTACTTTTTCAGGGTTTTGCAGTAAGATTAACGACCACTTTTTGTTTGTAAATTATACCTCTCGGCTCAGGCTTCGGGTCCGCAGCTTCTCTGGGGGTCCGTCGGTGTGTTCTATTTGCTGTCGAAGAGCGTGGGGTGATTCCTCCCCTTTTGCCAATTCCAATTTTCTTTGgattcacttatttaattattttagaataaaaataatttcaaataattaaataagtcaCGCTGGCTTGCTGAAATTTCTATGAAGGCTGCTATTTACTTGTTTTTTAtacgttaaattaaaaaattaattaatattttaattattttattttattttttaaaatttttatccacATAACAGGCAAGATaatcaaataacaaataaattttaatcaaattatgaATTTGCTCACAATTTTgtttaagaaataaaattcaatttttaatataaacaaatactttaaccttaatttatattattagattaaTATCTTCAACAGGATATTTGTTACTATCGGTAAAAATCACTCGAATCCAAGGTTTTTACTGATTATCTTCGAATAAGTTACTGGAAACGATTAACCCGTCTCAACAGCTCTAATCTTGAATCTGCCGGGAGTGAAGATTTAGAAGCCACGAATAGAATAGTACTTATATAATTAAACTATCAAATAACGGAAGCAGCAGGCAAAAATGCCAGTTCCTCATATACCTAATAAAGAAGCAAAGCCTTcagtccttttttttttaattctagcagcaaaaggatgaaattttagaaaaaaaaaaaaacaaaaacaaaaattccgATGCTGAATTCACCCAGTGTTTTCCTCAACCGTAGCATCAACTTCAGCGGCTTGATCAATCATCCTCATCAGAATCATTATCAACTCCGGCAGCTGAATTCAAAGCCTTCAACCTATCAATCAACTTCGCCTTCCTTTCCTCGTAAGACAGCTTCTTCAGGTTGTACCTATCATGCAGAACCACGTATGGAATAAAATCAAGTTTTCTTTCGAGATTATATAACTAACTAGTTTGGTCAGTCATGCCTGATTTAATAGGCTATCTGAACTACGTTAATAAGTAAATTGcaagaagaaagagaaagaagcTTATACCTCTTGTGTTCCTTGGGAGGAGCCTTCTCGGATTTCTTTGCTTCTGGACTTGCACGAATGGCGGCATGGACCTTCTTGTACATTCCCTCTATGGTGTCAGGCTCAATGCTTCTCTTAATGTACTCACTGAAGTGAGACTGGTACTTCTCTGGCTCATCTTCCATTAAATTCTGTCAACTTGACAAAGTGAGACTTGCAGACAACAAGATATGAAACTGTTTCCAAATTAAGACAAGAGAGAGAACTTCAACACCATCATCACTCCCCTCTAACCACCACTTcataaactttaaaccttaccctCATGTATGCAGCAACATGGCCACCGTAAATGTATTTGCGGTGAACTTCAGGATCAAGTTGCTTACTGTCCTTGTTAAATCCAGCAAACCTCTTGTCACTGTGAGGAATATCAATTCCCCCATCCAGAGCCCCCTAAAATGAAACAGGACTACACATTAAAACTGAATGAACAGAAAATGCAAGTGGAAGATTGTTGAGCTAAAAGATAATATTCAAGAATAATTTTGCTCAGCAATAAATGGCATGAAAGCATGGCCTAGCTGCTAATATAAACAGAAAATCTTAAATACTCATTgcacaaaattttatcatatcaAAACAATTGTTCCGATACACACACAACTCTTCTCTTTCACTTCCAGAAATTTAACCTCAACaaatagggtttagggtttagggtttcaaaTGCATACCAAActattagggtttagggttccaAATACATACCAAACTATTTCTTTCACTTCCAGATTAACACCTCAACCTCAACAA is a window of Gossypium hirsutum isolate 1008001.06 chromosome D08, Gossypium_hirsutum_v2.1, whole genome shotgun sequence DNA encoding:
- the LOC107916396 gene encoding rhodanese-like domain-containing protein 4A, chloroplastic isoform X2, whose product is MPARFPVSPIISILIIFSTLVFFPRQSLMESFSIILSSSPSFQSHPKTLKSVSSNSISRQPKSPTIKLPSHNPLSILQNSPILQTVAKTHVSFTLFNLFTSFPCLAVADTVISSPEPGKVNLEAVLVSVDEFFNKNPFFVAGCTFIWLVVVPLTKQYLSKCKFIPAIDAFRKLRDDPSAQLLDIRENKTLASLASPNLSFLNKDTVQLQFTAENEDGFVKEVLEKFPNPANTVICVLDNFDGNSLKAAELLYKKGFKEAYAIRDGVMGKKGWLAIQETLLPPSVHITSKKKKKVKFSRGFGVNGAVDQVEDKKEGSSSTNAPILESQTIDHELTESMPHAKYPDLKPPSSPTPSKP
- the LOC107916396 gene encoding rhodanese-like domain-containing protein 4A, chloroplastic isoform X1, yielding MPARFPVSPIISILIIFSTLVFFPRQSLMESFSIILSSSPSFQSHPKTLKSVSSNSISRQPKSPTIKLPSHNPLSILQNSPILQTVAKTHVSFTLFNLFTSFPCLAVADTVISSPEPGKVNLEAVLVSVDEFFNKNPFFVAGCTFIWLVVVPLTKQYLSKCKFIPAIDAFRKLRDDPSAQLLDIRENKTLASLASPNLSFLNKDTVQLQFTAENEDGFVKEVLEKFPNPANTVICVLDNFDGNSLKAAELLYKKGFKEAYAIRDGVMGKKGWLAIQETLLPPSVHITSKKKKKVKFSRGFGVNGAVDQVEDKKEGSSSTNAPILESQTIDHELTESMPHAKVGSHSSSPYPNYPDLKPPSSPTPSKP